A single window of Acinetobacter wuhouensis DNA harbors:
- a CDS encoding RluA family pseudouridine synthase gives MPIDDGFIYQPPLDPLDIIFEDADFVAINKPAGLLSVPGRLAEHHDSAYFRVLDLFPNAKITHRLDMATSGILLFAKHRDAEVAASKMFQARTIKKNYIALVQGKINSNGSVEVPLITDWENRPRQIVHFELGKPSQTLFECIGYDSEKDVSRVLLTPITGRSHQLRVHMQYIGHPIMRDKLYHPEPFKTDLTRMALHASYLSFMQPFSNELIEIVSEPEF, from the coding sequence ATGCCCATTGATGATGGCTTTATTTATCAGCCGCCTTTAGATCCACTTGATATTATTTTTGAAGATGCAGATTTTGTTGCGATCAACAAGCCTGCAGGATTGCTTTCAGTACCTGGGCGTTTAGCTGAACATCATGACAGTGCTTATTTTCGAGTATTAGATCTATTCCCAAATGCTAAAATTACCCATCGTTTGGATATGGCAACATCGGGTATTCTCTTATTCGCTAAACATCGTGATGCAGAAGTGGCAGCCAGTAAGATGTTTCAGGCGAGAACCATTAAAAAAAATTATATTGCTTTGGTGCAAGGGAAAATCAACAGCAATGGCAGTGTTGAAGTTCCGCTCATTACCGATTGGGAGAATCGTCCACGTCAAATTGTGCATTTCGAATTGGGTAAGCCTTCTCAGACTTTATTTGAATGCATTGGTTATGATAGTGAAAAAGATGTGAGTCGTGTGTTATTAACTCCAATCACAGGGCGTTCGCATCAGTTACGTGTTCATATGCAATATATTGGTCATCCGATTATGCGAGATAAGTTGTATCATCCTGAACCGTTTAAAACGGATTTAACGCGTATGGCGTTGCATGCGAGTTATTTGTCTTTTATGCAGCCATTTTCAAATGAGTTGATTGAAATTGTGAGTGAGCCTGAGTTTTGA
- a CDS encoding TetR/AcrR family transcriptional regulator, with protein sequence MIATSITEIEPIACFDDSARGRLLLGAAYLFHKQGYAKTTVRELANFIGIQSGSLFHHFKSKDDILANVMHETIIYNHARLLDAINQGNHPEQQLKNLIKAELVSITGDTGSAMAVLVYEWFALSTERQNELLKLRNDYENIWLNVIEELKVLGKIQHDAFIWRRLLGGAIAWTVTWYRPDGKISLDELTEHVLDMALK encoded by the coding sequence ATGATTGCGACTTCGATCACTGAAATTGAACCTATTGCTTGTTTTGATGACAGCGCGCGTGGTCGTTTGTTATTGGGTGCTGCGTATTTGTTTCATAAGCAAGGTTATGCCAAAACCACAGTGAGAGAACTTGCAAATTTTATTGGAATTCAATCAGGTAGCTTATTTCATCATTTCAAAAGTAAAGATGATATTTTGGCGAATGTGATGCATGAAACCATTATTTATAATCATGCACGTTTGCTCGATGCGATCAATCAAGGCAATCATCCTGAACAACAATTAAAAAATCTGATTAAAGCCGAATTGGTGTCGATCACAGGCGATACGGGTTCTGCGATGGCGGTTTTGGTTTATGAATGGTTTGCGCTCTCTACAGAACGTCAGAATGAATTACTCAAGTTACGTAATGATTATGAAAATATTTGGCTCAATGTGATTGAAGAATTAAAAGTGTTGGGCAAAATTCAGCATGATGCTTTTATTTGGCGTAGATTGCTTGGTGGTGCAATTGCTTGGACAGTGACGTGGTATAGACCTGATGGAAAAATTTCTTTAGATGAATTGACTGAACATGTTTTGGATATGGCGTTAAAATGA
- a CDS encoding SDR family oxidoreductase: MQYHSIFRSDAFQDKVIIVTGGGSGIGRCTAHELSALGAQVVITGRKIEKLENVSKEIQEDGGKVHFIVCDNRDEQQVKDMIAEVIEKFGKLDGLVNNAGGQFPSNLESISANGFDAVVRNNLHSTFYLMKEAYNQWMAKNGGSIVNMAADMWGGMPGMGHSGAARSGVDNLTKTAAVEWGRSGVRVNCVAPGWIISSGMDNYTGDFAKFIIPSLAGNVPLKRMGTESEISSAIVYLLSEAAGFISGMTIRIDGAASLGTRMYPLADATNSVSFNGFHRAFIPDVLKAQMDQAD; the protein is encoded by the coding sequence ATGCAATATCACTCAATATTTAGATCAGATGCTTTTCAAGACAAAGTGATTATCGTGACAGGTGGTGGCTCAGGAATTGGTCGTTGTACTGCACATGAGTTGTCAGCTTTGGGCGCACAAGTGGTGATCACGGGGCGCAAAATTGAAAAGCTTGAAAATGTCAGTAAAGAAATTCAAGAAGATGGTGGCAAAGTTCATTTTATCGTCTGTGATAACCGTGACGAACAACAAGTCAAAGACATGATTGCCGAAGTGATTGAAAAATTTGGCAAGTTAGATGGTTTGGTGAATAACGCAGGTGGGCAATTTCCATCAAATTTGGAAAGTATTTCAGCCAATGGTTTTGATGCCGTGGTTCGCAACAATTTACATTCAACTTTCTATCTGATGAAAGAAGCCTATAACCAATGGATGGCGAAAAATGGCGGTAGCATCGTCAATATGGCAGCCGATATGTGGGGCGGAATGCCAGGCATGGGACATTCAGGGGCAGCACGTTCAGGTGTGGATAACCTGACTAAAACGGCTGCGGTGGAATGGGGACGTTCAGGTGTTCGAGTAAATTGTGTTGCACCAGGATGGATTATTTCCTCAGGCATGGATAATTACACGGGTGATTTTGCCAAATTTATTATTCCAAGTTTGGCAGGTAATGTTCCGCTCAAACGTATGGGTACGGAGTCAGAAATTTCATCTGCGATTGTCTATTTACTTTCAGAAGCTGCGGGTTTTATTTCAGGAATGACCATCCGTATTGATGGTGCTGCATCGCTAGGCACACGTATGTATCCACTTGCTGATGCGACCAATAGTGTTTCTTTTAATGGATTCCATCGTGCCTTTATTCCAGATGTGTTGAAAGCTCAGATGGATCAAGCGGACTAA
- a CDS encoding acetyl/propionyl/methylcrotonyl-CoA carboxylase subunit alpha: protein MAFSKVLVANRGEIAVRVMKTAKAMGYATVAVYSDADRNARHVKVADEAVYIGASKVSESYLSIQNIIEACKKTGADAVHPGYGFLSENTDFAAACAENGITFIGPPAPAIELMGSKRLSKIAMIQAGVPCVPGYEGDQQDIAHLEQQANQIGYPLMVKASAGGGGRGMRLVQSAADIVESLKTARSEAENAFGSGELILEKAVIAPRHVEIQVFGDTHGNYVYLFERDCSIQRRHQKVVEEAPCPVMTDALRQQMGEAAVAAARSCDYVGAGTVEFLLDASGEFYFLEMNTRLQVEHPVTELITGLDLVEWQLRVAYGETLPLQQSELTLTGHAIEVRLYAEDPRLDFLPQTGQVQRWLPAELPNVRIDHGLLTEDEISPFYDPMVAKVIAYGKTRQDAIRLLARAVDDCVLLGVNSNKQFLVNLLRHPIIVKGDTNTAFIQEHFQDDVSLHKQTLGLEHLAIAAALFTNASSQSSWNTGIALSLPLKLKHDEQQLQLSVKRDQNQVEVEICGQTSTIQILEQTAQKLVYDTNGVRRSIDYVLDGNNLFLDAVNGNIAIENTTYAPPETSDVAGDGKIRAPMDGAIINILVNAGDTVAKGQTLLILEAMKIQQQIKSDVDGVVEEIIGKVGQQVKKRQLVLNIQA, encoded by the coding sequence ATGGCATTTTCAAAAGTATTGGTGGCGAATCGTGGTGAAATTGCTGTTCGCGTCATGAAAACAGCAAAAGCAATGGGTTATGCAACGGTTGCTGTCTATTCCGATGCAGATCGCAATGCACGCCATGTAAAAGTTGCAGATGAAGCCGTTTACATCGGCGCATCCAAAGTTTCAGAATCCTATCTGTCGATTCAAAATATTATCGAAGCTTGTAAAAAAACAGGGGCTGATGCCGTACATCCTGGTTATGGCTTTCTTTCAGAAAATACTGATTTTGCGGCAGCCTGTGCTGAAAATGGCATCACCTTTATTGGACCACCTGCGCCTGCAATCGAATTGATGGGCAGTAAACGCCTATCTAAAATTGCCATGATTCAAGCAGGTGTACCCTGTGTGCCTGGCTATGAGGGCGATCAGCAAGATATTGCCCATTTAGAACAACAAGCCAATCAAATTGGTTATCCGCTTATGGTCAAAGCATCGGCGGGTGGCGGTGGACGAGGCATGCGTTTGGTGCAAAGCGCTGCCGATATTGTCGAATCATTGAAAACGGCACGTTCTGAAGCTGAAAATGCCTTTGGTTCAGGTGAACTGATTTTAGAAAAAGCCGTAATTGCACCGCGCCATGTGGAAATCCAAGTCTTTGGTGATACGCATGGTAATTATGTGTATTTATTTGAACGTGATTGTTCGATTCAACGTCGTCATCAAAAAGTGGTTGAAGAAGCGCCGTGTCCCGTGATGACAGATGCTTTACGTCAACAAATGGGGGAAGCAGCAGTTGCAGCTGCACGTTCTTGTGACTATGTTGGTGCAGGAACAGTCGAGTTTTTATTGGATGCTTCAGGTGAATTTTATTTCTTAGAAATGAATACACGTTTGCAAGTAGAACATCCTGTAACGGAGTTAATTACAGGTTTGGACTTGGTTGAATGGCAACTTCGAGTCGCCTATGGTGAAACTTTGCCATTACAACAGTCTGAATTGACGTTAACAGGTCATGCGATTGAAGTGCGTTTATATGCTGAAGATCCGCGTTTAGACTTCTTGCCACAAACAGGGCAGGTTCAACGTTGGTTACCCGCAGAATTACCAAATGTACGGATTGATCATGGTTTATTAACAGAGGATGAAATTAGCCCATTCTATGATCCGATGGTGGCAAAGGTCATTGCTTATGGCAAGACGCGTCAGGATGCGATTCGTTTATTGGCACGCGCTGTTGATGATTGTGTGTTGTTAGGCGTGAACAGCAATAAGCAATTTTTGGTCAATTTATTAAGACACCCAATTATTGTCAAAGGTGATACCAACACGGCATTTATTCAAGAGCATTTCCAAGATGATGTCAGCCTACATAAACAAACGTTGGGCTTAGAACATTTAGCGATTGCTGCCGCTTTATTTACCAATGCTTCAAGCCAAAGTAGCTGGAATACAGGGATTGCATTATCACTACCTTTAAAATTGAAACACGATGAACAGCAATTACAGCTTTCTGTGAAACGTGATCAAAATCAAGTTGAAGTAGAGATTTGTGGGCAGACCTCTACCATACAGATTCTTGAGCAAACTGCACAAAAATTGGTCTACGACACCAATGGTGTGCGCCGTTCAATTGATTATGTTCTGGATGGAAATAATCTGTTTTTAGATGCGGTGAATGGCAATATTGCGATTGAGAATACAACCTACGCACCACCTGAAACTTCTGATGTGGCAGGGGATGGTAAGATTCGTGCACCGATGGATGGTGCAATTATCAATATTCTCGTCAATGCTGGTGATACAGTCGCTAAAGGTCAGACTTTGTTGATTTTGGAAGCGATGAAAATTCAGCAACAGATTAAATCTGATGTGGATGGTGTGGTAGAAGAGATCATCGGAAAAGTCGGACAGCAGGTGAAAAAACGTCAGTTGGTTTTGAATATTCAGGCTTGA
- a CDS encoding acyl-CoA carboxylase subunit beta — MSILQSEIAVGSEQFNQNKEALLAQIAEIRAVQNKSIEKSYAAKPKFDKKGKILPHERVRLALDADSPFVELCGLVGYGMHDDKDGSDAGGGIISGIGFVSGVRCLVSASNSAIKGGTMSPMGVQKTLRIQQIAFEQKLPMLTLTESGGANLNYAAEVFTAGGMTFANQARMSAAGLPQVSVVHGNATAGGAYQPGLSDYVIAVRKQTEMLLAGPPLLLAATGEVATAEELGGAEMHAQVAGTAEFLAENDADGIRIAREVFEHLNWKEQTKNLNLEYKEPRYSAEELLGIIPASPKQPFDMKDVIARIVDDSEFFEVKSEYDALTVCGWAKIGGLHIGIITNNGPITPQGATKAAQFIHLCEQTKRPLLFLHNTTGFMVGTDAEQNGIIKHGSKLIQAVANTTVPKISIVVAGSYGAGNYAMCGRPLSPQFIFAWPNSHVAVMGAAQAGKVLRIVAEGKQKASGMEPNEQMLDFLEQSTATKLEQQSTALFNTAMLHDDGIIDPRDTRKVLIFLLETIYEAEHREPNPIRFGVSRL; from the coding sequence ATGAGCATTCTCCAATCCGAAATTGCTGTGGGTAGTGAGCAATTTAATCAGAATAAAGAAGCATTGCTTGCACAGATTGCTGAAATTCGTGCTGTGCAAAATAAGAGCATTGAAAAGTCTTATGCGGCAAAGCCAAAGTTCGATAAGAAAGGCAAAATTCTACCACATGAACGTGTACGTCTAGCTTTAGATGCTGATTCGCCATTCGTGGAGTTATGCGGTTTGGTGGGCTATGGCATGCATGATGATAAAGATGGCTCAGATGCAGGCGGTGGCATTATTTCAGGGATTGGTTTCGTCAGTGGTGTCCGCTGTTTAGTTTCCGCGAGTAATAGTGCCATCAAAGGCGGAACCATGTCGCCAATGGGCGTACAAAAAACGCTTCGTATTCAGCAAATTGCCTTTGAACAAAAATTACCAATGCTGACATTGACCGAAAGTGGTGGAGCCAATTTAAATTATGCAGCCGAAGTTTTTACTGCAGGTGGAATGACCTTTGCCAATCAAGCACGTATGTCTGCGGCAGGCTTACCGCAAGTGTCTGTGGTACATGGTAATGCAACAGCAGGCGGTGCTTATCAACCAGGCTTGTCGGACTATGTGATTGCAGTGCGGAAACAAACTGAAATGCTCTTGGCAGGTCCCCCATTACTTTTGGCTGCGACAGGTGAGGTAGCAACAGCAGAAGAATTGGGCGGTGCAGAAATGCATGCACAAGTGGCAGGTACAGCTGAGTTTTTAGCTGAAAATGATGCTGATGGCATTCGTATTGCCCGTGAAGTCTTTGAGCATTTAAATTGGAAAGAACAGACCAAAAATCTCAATCTTGAATATAAAGAACCACGTTATTCTGCTGAAGAATTGCTAGGCATTATTCCTGCAAGTCCGAAGCAACCGTTTGATATGAAAGACGTCATTGCACGTATTGTCGATGATTCTGAATTTTTTGAGGTGAAGTCTGAATATGATGCTTTAACCGTATGTGGTTGGGCGAAAATTGGCGGCTTACATATCGGGATTATTACCAATAATGGCCCGATCACGCCACAAGGTGCAACTAAAGCCGCACAATTTATTCACCTGTGTGAGCAGACCAAACGTCCATTATTGTTTTTACACAATACGACAGGTTTTATGGTGGGAACAGATGCCGAACAGAACGGCATTATCAAACATGGTTCTAAGTTGATTCAAGCCGTTGCCAATACCACTGTGCCGAAAATTTCAATTGTCGTCGCAGGGTCGTATGGGGCAGGCAACTATGCAATGTGTGGACGCCCATTATCACCACAATTCATTTTCGCATGGCCAAATTCGCATGTCGCCGTGATGGGTGCTGCGCAAGCAGGCAAAGTTTTACGTATCGTTGCGGAAGGAAAACAAAAAGCTTCGGGAATGGAACCGAATGAGCAAATGTTGGATTTCTTAGAACAAAGTACAGCTACCAAACTCGAACAGCAATCCACGGCTTTATTCAACACAGCCATGTTGCATGATGATGGAATCATTGACCCTCGAGATACACGTAAGGTTTTGATCTTCTTATTGGAAACTATTTATGAAGCTGAACATCGTGAACCGAATCCAATTCGATTTGGGGTGTCGAGGCTTTAA
- a CDS encoding MFS transporter, with amino-acid sequence MASSTTATPEIQTNSKARVLFASLVGTTIEFFDFYIYATAAVLIFPHLFFPASTDPTTAVIQSLATFAIAFIARPIGAALFGHLGDRIGRKATLVAALLTMGISTVCIGLLPTYHQIGLAAPLLLALCRLGQGLGLGGEWSGAVLLATENAPEGKRAWYGMFPQLGAPIGFILATGSFLTLGAFMSEADFMQWGWRIPFIASAALVIVGLWIRLKLHETPAFQKVLDKQKEVNIPFKEVITKHSGMLFLGTIAAVCTFVVFYLTTVFALNWGTTKLGYSRTEFLELQLVATLCFAAFIPLSAVFAEKFGRKATSIGVCVACALFGLVFSSMLESGSTLVVFLFLCVGLGLMGMTYGPIGTVLSEIFPTSVRYTGSALTFNLAGILGASFAPLIATKLATTYGLYAVGYYLTAASILSLLAFLAIRETKHDDVNNQV; translated from the coding sequence ATGGCGTCATCAACTACTGCTACTCCCGAAATTCAAACAAATTCCAAAGCTCGCGTTCTTTTCGCAAGTCTGGTTGGCACAACAATCGAGTTCTTCGATTTTTATATCTACGCAACTGCTGCTGTCCTTATTTTCCCACATCTGTTCTTCCCTGCAAGTACAGATCCAACGACTGCTGTCATTCAATCTCTCGCAACTTTCGCAATTGCATTCATTGCACGCCCAATTGGTGCGGCATTGTTTGGTCACTTAGGCGATCGAATTGGTCGTAAAGCCACGCTTGTAGCCGCTTTATTGACCATGGGTATTTCAACTGTCTGTATCGGCTTGCTTCCGACTTATCATCAAATCGGTCTCGCTGCGCCACTGTTACTTGCACTTTGTCGTTTAGGTCAAGGTCTTGGTTTGGGTGGTGAATGGTCTGGTGCTGTTCTTCTTGCAACAGAGAATGCGCCTGAAGGTAAACGTGCTTGGTATGGCATGTTCCCTCAACTCGGTGCACCCATCGGCTTCATTCTCGCTACAGGTTCATTCTTGACCCTTGGTGCATTTATGTCTGAAGCAGATTTCATGCAATGGGGCTGGCGTATTCCATTTATTGCCAGTGCAGCATTGGTGATTGTTGGTTTATGGATTCGTTTGAAATTACATGAAACCCCTGCATTCCAAAAAGTTTTAGACAAGCAAAAAGAAGTGAACATTCCGTTTAAAGAAGTGATTACCAAGCACTCAGGCATGTTATTCCTTGGCACAATTGCGGCTGTGTGTACCTTTGTGGTGTTCTATTTAACTACTGTATTTGCGCTGAACTGGGGGACAACGAAGCTCGGTTATAGTCGTACAGAATTTCTAGAATTACAATTGGTTGCGACACTATGTTTCGCTGCATTCATTCCACTTTCAGCAGTATTTGCAGAGAAGTTTGGTCGTAAAGCAACTTCAATTGGTGTTTGTGTAGCCTGTGCATTATTCGGTTTAGTATTCTCATCAATGCTTGAATCTGGTAGCACTCTAGTTGTGTTCTTATTCCTTTGTGTAGGTTTAGGGCTAATGGGAATGACTTATGGTCCGATTGGAACTGTACTGTCTGAAATTTTCCCAACCTCTGTACGTTATACTGGTTCAGCTTTGACCTTTAACTTAGCAGGGATTTTAGGCGCATCGTTTGCACCTTTGATCGCGACAAAACTTGCAACAACTTATGGTTTATACGCAGTAGGTTATTATCTAACTGCAGCATCAATTCTTTCACTTTTAGCTTTCTTGGCAATTCGTGAAACCAAACATGATGACGTAAATAACCAAGTTTGA
- a CDS encoding acyclic terpene utilization AtuA family protein, with the protein MEDQRIVKIGCASGFWGDTNTAAFQLVHLSDINYLVFDYLSEITMSIMAKAMMTNPEHGYALDFVSRVMTPLLKKISDKKIKVISNAGGVNPLACRDALQKVIESQGLDLKVAVVLGDDLMPNQAELKNQNIKEMFNGEDLPSHLASCNAYLGAVPIRDALDQGADIVITGRVVDSAVVLAPLLHEYQWALDDYDKLSQGSLAGHIIECGAQCTGGNFTDWRLVKGFDNMGFPIVEVKADASFIVTKPNGTGGLVSVGTVAEQIVYEIGNPQAYLLPDVTADFSQVKLEQVSEDRVLVTGTKGRAPTQQYKVSATYPDGYRVLVSFLIAGREAPEKAQVIADAILTKCERVLALRSVPPFQEKSVEILGIESTYGANAKHLDSREVVVKIAVKHMFKEACMFFASEIAQASTGMAPALAGIVGGRPKASPVIKLFSFLVDKSKLNVEIDINGQRQNVQIPQGSADQSFTQLAVGDVALFKGDEVEVALVDIAHARSGDKGNHSNIGVIARKAEYLPWIRANLTEENVAKYMQHVLNPETSKVIRYEIEGFNALNFMLENALGGGGIASLRIDPQGKAFAQQLLDMKVKIPASLKSP; encoded by the coding sequence ATGGAAGATCAGCGTATAGTCAAAATTGGGTGTGCTTCAGGCTTTTGGGGCGATACCAATACCGCAGCGTTTCAGCTCGTACATTTGTCTGACATCAATTACTTGGTTTTTGATTATCTATCTGAAATTACCATGTCGATTATGGCAAAAGCCATGATGACTAATCCTGAACATGGTTATGCACTCGATTTTGTCAGCCGTGTGATGACGCCATTACTTAAAAAAATCAGTGATAAAAAAATTAAAGTGATCAGCAATGCAGGTGGAGTGAATCCATTGGCATGTCGTGATGCTTTGCAAAAAGTCATTGAATCTCAAGGTTTGGATTTAAAAGTGGCTGTGGTTTTAGGTGATGACCTGATGCCAAACCAAGCTGAATTAAAAAATCAAAATATTAAAGAAATGTTTAATGGCGAGGATTTACCAAGTCATTTAGCAAGTTGTAATGCTTATCTTGGTGCAGTGCCAATTCGTGATGCGCTTGATCAAGGTGCAGATATTGTGATTACAGGGCGTGTGGTGGATTCCGCTGTGGTACTTGCTCCATTACTACATGAATATCAATGGGCTTTAGATGATTACGATAAATTATCGCAAGGTTCATTGGCAGGGCATATCATCGAATGTGGCGCGCAATGTACGGGTGGAAATTTTACTGATTGGCGCTTGGTTAAAGGTTTTGACAATATGGGCTTTCCTATTGTTGAAGTGAAAGCAGATGCTTCATTCATTGTGACTAAACCGAATGGTACAGGTGGTTTAGTGTCTGTTGGTACAGTCGCTGAACAAATTGTTTATGAAATTGGCAATCCGCAAGCCTATTTACTGCCTGATGTGACTGCTGATTTTAGCCAAGTCAAATTAGAACAAGTCAGTGAAGATCGTGTTTTGGTGACAGGTACAAAAGGTCGTGCGCCAACGCAACAATATAAAGTCAGTGCGACTTATCCTGATGGTTATCGGGTCTTGGTCAGTTTCTTGATTGCAGGACGTGAAGCGCCTGAAAAAGCCCAAGTCATTGCCGATGCAATTTTAACGAAATGCGAACGTGTTTTAGCACTGCGTTCAGTCCCGCCATTTCAAGAAAAATCAGTTGAAATACTTGGAATTGAAAGTACTTATGGTGCAAATGCAAAACATTTAGATAGTCGTGAAGTTGTGGTGAAAATTGCAGTGAAGCATATGTTTAAAGAAGCGTGTATGTTCTTTGCTTCTGAAATTGCGCAAGCTTCTACAGGGATGGCGCCTGCATTGGCAGGCATTGTCGGTGGTCGTCCAAAAGCTTCACCTGTAATTAAACTTTTCTCTTTCCTTGTTGATAAATCAAAACTGAATGTTGAAATTGATATCAATGGTCAGCGTCAAAACGTGCAGATTCCTCAAGGTTCAGCAGACCAATCATTTACCCAACTTGCTGTAGGTGATGTTGCTCTATTCAAAGGGGATGAAGTCGAAGTGGCTTTGGTCGATATTGCCCATGCGAGAAGTGGCGATAAAGGTAATCACAGCAATATCGGGGTGATTGCACGTAAGGCTGAATATTTACCATGGATTCGTGCCAATTTGACGGAAGAAAATGTCGCGAAGTATATGCAACATGTGTTGAATCCTGAAACAAGCAAGGTGATTCGTTATGAAATTGAAGGCTTTAATGCATTGAATTTCATGCTTGAAAATGCTTTGGGTGGTGGTGGAATTGCCAGTTTACGCATTGATCCGCAAGGTAAGGCTTTTGCACAGCAGTTGTTGGATATGAAGGTGAAAATTCCTGCAAGTTTAAAATCCCCCTAA
- a CDS encoding acyl-CoA dehydrogenase family protein has translation MKFTPEHEALRRTTRQFVETELNPFIPTWEAEGRFPIHDIFKKMSDLGLLGICKPEENGGLGLDYSYNLVVAEELGRAACGGVPLAIGVQTDMATPALARFGSKELRGEFLTPAIAGEYVASIAVSEVHAGSDVAAIKTTAKKDGDDYIINGSKMWITNSLQADFFCLLANTSDDKPHVNKSMIIVPAKAAGISFSEPLNKLGMRSTTTAQVYFDNVRVPQRNLVGAEGMGFMMQMMQFQEERMWAAANAIGGLEHVIKQTIEYTKERTTFGQPLINNQYVHFRFAEMMTEVEALRALTYRACQIHLEGGNATEIASMAKLKAGRLTREVADSCLQFWGGNGFMWDNPASQLYRDGRLGSIGGGADEIMLGIICKLMDILPLKRK, from the coding sequence ATGAAATTTACACCAGAACATGAAGCGCTACGCCGTACCACACGTCAGTTTGTTGAAACTGAGTTAAATCCATTTATTCCAACGTGGGAAGCGGAGGGGCGTTTTCCGATCCATGATATTTTTAAGAAAATGTCAGACTTAGGTTTACTCGGCATTTGTAAACCTGAGGAAAATGGCGGCTTAGGTTTAGATTATTCCTATAATCTCGTGGTTGCAGAAGAATTAGGTCGCGCAGCTTGTGGGGGTGTTCCGCTTGCGATTGGTGTGCAAACCGATATGGCGACACCTGCCTTGGCACGTTTTGGCAGTAAAGAATTACGTGGTGAATTTTTAACCCCTGCGATTGCGGGTGAATATGTTGCGTCAATTGCCGTCTCAGAAGTTCATGCGGGTTCAGATGTTGCAGCCATTAAAACCACGGCTAAAAAAGATGGTGATGATTACATTATCAATGGTAGCAAAATGTGGATTACCAATTCACTACAAGCGGATTTCTTTTGTTTATTAGCAAATACCTCTGATGACAAACCACATGTCAATAAATCCATGATCATTGTCCCTGCAAAAGCAGCAGGAATTAGCTTTTCAGAGCCGTTGAATAAACTCGGTATGCGTTCAACCACAACCGCTCAAGTGTATTTTGACAATGTTCGTGTACCACAACGCAATCTCGTGGGTGCGGAAGGTATGGGCTTTATGATGCAAATGATGCAGTTCCAAGAGGAACGCATGTGGGCGGCTGCCAATGCGATTGGTGGTTTAGAGCATGTGATTAAGCAAACCATTGAATATACCAAAGAGCGCACAACTTTTGGACAGCCATTAATCAACAATCAATATGTACATTTCCGTTTTGCTGAAATGATGACAGAAGTGGAAGCTTTACGTGCCTTGACCTATCGTGCATGTCAAATTCATTTGGAAGGTGGCAATGCGACTGAAATTGCATCCATGGCAAAACTCAAAGCAGGGCGCTTAACCCGTGAAGTTGCTGACAGTTGCTTACAGTTTTGGGGTGGTAATGGCTTTATGTGGGATAACCCTGCATCGCAACTGTATCGTGATGGTCGTTTAGGCTCAATTGGTGGTGGTGCGGATGAAATCATGCTCGGCATTATTTGTAAATTGATGGATATTCTTCCATTAAAACGTAAGTAA
- a CDS encoding enoyl-CoA hydratase/isomerase family protein translates to MTLSASLSTQQFDDSIQLEQDGSILTLWLNRPESRNAMSLNMVKAIQQVFKAIENDLSIRAVILRGQGGHFCAGGDIKDMAQLRGEAATAGSNQPYVDFNRQFGHMIQQVDQAPQTVVAILEGAVLGGGFGLACVSDIAISLADAKFGLPETGLGVIPAQIAPFVVKRIGLTQARRLALLGTRFDGQTALKVGVVHEVVESQQGLEALLSETIQQIKRTAPQASRVTKALLHRTLNEPLNSLLNDAAQQFANAVGGEEGMEGTMAFIQKRNPNWFGGE, encoded by the coding sequence ATGACACTTTCAGCTTCTCTGAGCACCCAACAATTTGATGACAGTATTCAATTGGAACAAGATGGCAGTATTTTAACCCTATGGCTGAATCGACCTGAAAGTCGCAATGCGATGAGTTTGAATATGGTTAAAGCCATTCAACAGGTGTTTAAAGCGATTGAAAATGATTTGTCGATTCGTGCGGTGATCCTGCGTGGTCAAGGTGGGCATTTCTGTGCAGGCGGTGACATTAAAGACATGGCTCAACTGCGTGGGGAAGCTGCGACTGCAGGTTCAAATCAGCCTTATGTCGATTTTAATCGTCAATTTGGACACATGATTCAGCAAGTTGATCAAGCACCACAAACCGTGGTGGCAATTCTCGAAGGTGCTGTTCTCGGTGGCGGTTTTGGCTTGGCATGTGTTTCAGATATTGCGATCAGCCTTGCAGATGCAAAATTTGGTTTACCTGAAACAGGTTTAGGGGTGATCCCTGCACAAATTGCACCCTTTGTAGTGAAAAGAATTGGTTTAACCCAAGCACGTCGTTTGGCTTTATTGGGTACTCGATTTGATGGGCAAACTGCATTGAAAGTCGGTGTTGTGCATGAAGTGGTCGAGAGTCAGCAGGGTTTAGAGGCTTTATTGTCTGAAACGATTCAGCAAATTAAACGTACTGCGCCTCAAGCCTCTCGTGTCACCAAAGCATTGTTACATCGAACTTTAAATGAACCGTTGAATAGTTTATTGAATGATGCTGCACAACAGTTTGCCAATGCGGTGGGTGGTGAAGAAGGTATGGAAGGCACGATGGCATTTATTCAAAAACGCAATCCAAATTGGTTTGGTGGTGAGTAG